Proteins co-encoded in one Kutzneria chonburiensis genomic window:
- a CDS encoding DUF58 domain-containing protein — protein sequence MSNRAERIRSALLGGRNETWHGTETLRRAVLLGAGLIIVGVILHQVELVLIGAPLLISGVLARLAAPAGEPTVKVTPPPRTAETADTPSVVVDIEPGENAELLAIRLPTKGVDGPGRVHLLPATVRRVSAPLRRSAWGEGVDVRVDHLLAGQDGMVVHGPMVGSDMSRTVLPPLDKLPVGPLPPRPAGLVGAHRSRRPGDGVELRDIRPFQPGDRLRGIDWRVSLRSNNGELYVRERHATADADIVLALDTRTDVVPELADWSTSLVGATVRPGGSLDTSVRAAVSLAASYLRLGDRVGLVDLGRPQLGLKPGVGRRQLLRLRNQIVVCAAAAGWSASPVLNEHQVPHGAVVVVLSPFLDDAIVQLAVHAARRGNRVLAVDVMPQQLIADRTDRWGEAVRRLLRLEHSARLSALRDHGVAVTSWADGASIADLLRRTRR from the coding sequence ATGAGCAACCGGGCGGAGCGGATCCGGTCGGCCCTGCTCGGCGGCCGCAACGAGACCTGGCACGGCACCGAGACCCTGCGCCGGGCCGTGCTGCTGGGCGCCGGCCTGATCATCGTCGGCGTGATCCTCCACCAGGTCGAGCTGGTGTTGATCGGCGCGCCGCTGCTGATCTCGGGCGTGCTGGCCCGGCTGGCCGCGCCGGCCGGCGAGCCCACGGTCAAGGTCACGCCGCCGCCGCGCACGGCCGAAACCGCCGACACGCCATCGGTTGTCGTGGACATCGAGCCGGGGGAGAACGCCGAGCTGCTGGCCATTCGCTTGCCCACCAAGGGAGTTGACGGCCCCGGTCGCGTGCATCTGCTGCCGGCGACGGTCCGCCGCGTGTCGGCCCCGCTGCGCCGGTCGGCGTGGGGCGAGGGCGTTGACGTACGAGTTGATCACCTGCTGGCCGGTCAGGACGGGATGGTCGTGCACGGTCCCATGGTCGGCAGCGACATGAGCCGGACCGTGTTGCCGCCCTTGGACAAGCTGCCGGTCGGCCCGCTGCCGCCGCGACCGGCCGGCCTGGTCGGCGCGCACCGTTCCCGGCGTCCGGGCGACGGCGTCGAGCTGCGCGACATCCGGCCGTTCCAGCCGGGGGACCGGCTGCGCGGCATCGACTGGCGGGTTTCCTTGCGCAGCAACAACGGCGAGTTGTACGTACGCGAACGACACGCGACCGCCGACGCGGACATCGTGCTGGCGCTGGACACTCGCACCGATGTGGTGCCGGAGCTGGCCGACTGGTCGACCTCTCTGGTCGGCGCGACGGTTCGGCCCGGCGGCAGCCTGGACACGTCCGTGCGGGCCGCGGTCTCGCTGGCCGCCAGCTATCTGCGGCTGGGCGACCGGGTCGGGCTGGTCGATCTCGGCCGCCCGCAGCTGGGCCTGAAGCCCGGGGTCGGCCGGCGGCAGCTTCTCCGGCTGCGCAACCAGATCGTGGTGTGCGCGGCGGCGGCAGGCTGGTCGGCGTCGCCGGTGCTCAACGAGCACCAGGTGCCGCACGGGGCCGTGGTCGTGGTGCTGTCGCCGTTCCTGGACGACGCGATCGTGCAGTTGGCCGTGCATGCGGCGAGGCGCGGCAACCGGGTGCTCGCCGTGGATGTGATGCCGCAGCAGCTGATCGCCGACCGGACCGATCGCTGGGGCGAGGCCGTGCGGCGGTTGCTGCGGTTGGAGCACAGCGCGCGGCTGTCCGCACTGAGGGACCACGGAGTCGCCGTGACCTCGTGGGCGGACGGGGCCTCGATCGCCGACCTGCTGCGCCGGACGCGCCGATGA
- a CDS encoding AAA family ATPase, whose amino-acid sequence MSSVAAASESVLEAVGEVVVGGRRTLRLALAAVLAGGHVLLEDVPGLGKTLLARSLAQALGLEFRRLQCTPDMLPADVTGSFLYDPATRDFTFRHGPVFAGLLLADEINRTPPKTQSALLEAMQEKQVTVEGRTFPLPRPFHVLATANPVEYEGTYPLPEAQLDRFLLRLDVGYPPADEEIEVLRRRLARQREETEVAPVVDAAGLAELQAEVEKVDVDEDILRYCVDLVAATRAHPAVEVGASPRGSLALTLVARALSVVDGRDHVLPEDVKECAVAALAHRLVLRPETWTSGLTGVQVVTELLGKVPGPASTR is encoded by the coding sequence GTGAGTTCTGTGGCCGCCGCGAGCGAATCGGTGCTCGAGGCCGTCGGCGAAGTCGTCGTCGGCGGCCGCCGCACGCTGCGGCTCGCGCTGGCGGCGGTCCTGGCCGGCGGCCACGTGCTGCTGGAGGACGTGCCGGGGCTGGGCAAGACGCTGCTGGCCCGCAGCCTGGCCCAGGCGCTGGGCCTGGAGTTCCGCCGCCTCCAGTGCACGCCGGACATGCTGCCGGCCGACGTCACCGGGTCTTTCCTCTACGACCCGGCAACGCGCGACTTCACCTTCCGCCACGGCCCGGTGTTCGCCGGCCTGCTGCTGGCCGACGAGATCAACCGCACGCCGCCGAAGACGCAGTCGGCGCTGCTGGAAGCCATGCAGGAGAAGCAGGTCACCGTCGAGGGCCGCACTTTTCCCCTGCCCCGGCCGTTCCACGTGCTGGCGACCGCGAATCCCGTTGAGTACGAAGGCACCTACCCGCTGCCGGAGGCGCAGCTGGACCGGTTCCTGCTGCGGCTGGACGTGGGCTATCCGCCGGCCGACGAGGAGATCGAGGTGCTGCGCCGCCGGCTGGCCCGGCAGCGTGAGGAGACCGAGGTCGCGCCGGTGGTCGACGCCGCCGGGCTGGCGGAACTCCAGGCAGAGGTGGAAAAGGTCGACGTCGACGAGGACATCCTGCGCTACTGCGTCGATCTCGTCGCGGCCACCCGGGCGCACCCGGCGGTCGAGGTCGGCGCCTCGCCGCGCGGCTCGCTGGCGCTGACCCTCGTGGCTCGCGCACTGTCCGTTGTGGACGGACGCGATCACGTGCTTCCCGAGGACGTCAAGGAATGCGCGGTCGCCGCGCTGGCCCACCGGCTGGTGCTGCGGCCGGAGACGTGGACCTCGGGGCTGACCGGCGTGCAGGTGGTGACGGAGCTGCTGGGCAAGGTCCCGGGGCCGGCGAGCACGCGATGA
- a CDS encoding DUF4129 domain-containing protein, producing the protein MSRVAPRMLALAALLLLAVVAARGATSITLQPLHLGMLGETTPPPPQPTQPQQPIQGVSPLTYAVLLLGIVGLVLAVAAVITLLSMIRRHHRVRSLVAPRGNEKYAEGGVGDIGPMVVAGRRALAQLRRREGGPPSDRVVAAWLSLEEAATETGTERQPHETPTEFVGSVLAGHDVSPEALDRLRRLYGRARFGCAGVLTDADADAAGDALDRIIADLEAAR; encoded by the coding sequence ATGTCGCGTGTCGCGCCCCGGATGCTGGCGTTGGCGGCGCTGCTGCTCCTCGCAGTGGTCGCGGCCCGCGGCGCGACGTCGATCACGCTGCAACCCCTGCATCTGGGCATGCTCGGCGAGACCACGCCGCCGCCACCCCAGCCGACCCAGCCCCAACAACCCATTCAGGGGGTCAGCCCGCTCACGTACGCGGTCCTCCTGCTGGGCATCGTCGGCCTGGTGCTGGCCGTGGCCGCGGTGATCACGCTGCTTTCCATGATCCGCCGCCACCACCGGGTGCGTTCGCTGGTCGCGCCGCGCGGCAACGAGAAGTACGCCGAGGGCGGCGTCGGCGACATCGGTCCAATGGTCGTGGCCGGCCGGCGGGCGCTCGCCCAGCTGCGCCGACGCGAGGGCGGGCCGCCGTCGGACCGCGTGGTCGCGGCCTGGCTGAGCTTGGAGGAAGCGGCCACCGAGACCGGTACGGAGCGCCAGCCGCACGAGACGCCGACCGAGTTCGTCGGCTCGGTGCTGGCCGGCCACGACGTCAGCCCCGAGGCGCTGGACCGGCTCCGCCGGCTCTACGGCCGGGCCCGGTTCGGGTGTGCGGGCGTGCTGACCGACGCCGACGCCGACGCCGCCGGTGATGCGCTCGACCGGATCATCGCCGACCTGGAGGCAGCCCGTTGA
- a CDS encoding DUF2203 domain-containing protein, with protein MGLFTVDQARAELAHLMPVLDELVALRADAAELASSLSPGGRPTALGGMPEWKAAQARLDELMTLVQETGAELKGFAPLLIDFPADLDGVPVLLCWLEGDQELGWYHRDDLGFAGRRRLGN; from the coding sequence ATGGGATTGTTCACAGTCGATCAGGCTCGGGCCGAGTTGGCGCACCTCATGCCCGTCCTGGACGAGTTGGTCGCGCTGCGGGCCGACGCCGCCGAGCTGGCGTCGTCGCTGTCGCCCGGCGGGCGGCCGACCGCGCTGGGCGGCATGCCGGAGTGGAAGGCCGCGCAGGCCCGGCTGGACGAGCTGATGACGCTCGTGCAGGAGACCGGGGCCGAGCTGAAGGGTTTCGCCCCGTTGCTCATCGACTTCCCGGCCGACCTGGACGGGGTGCCGGTGCTGCTGTGCTGGCTGGAGGGCGACCAGGAGCTGGGCTGGTACCACCGCGACGACCTGGGCTTCGCCGGCCGCCGCCGGCTTGGCAATTGA
- a CDS encoding TetR/AcrR family transcriptional regulator: protein MATRDPEAKRQALLDAALTEFAAHGISGARMDQVAKRAGCSAGLAYTYFKGKDELFDAVYEQIVRLTVSEVPIDADDLPGYAVRLYDAHLANPEVGRLISWYRLERGAAALATPLAVESTQAKADAIRAAQAAGTVSSRFDASALLSLVLHTAALWTTNEPLALDHDRIRATIAEAVRLLVTP, encoded by the coding sequence ATGGCGACCCGCGACCCCGAGGCCAAGCGGCAGGCGCTGCTCGACGCCGCGCTGACCGAGTTCGCCGCGCACGGCATCAGCGGCGCGCGGATGGACCAGGTGGCCAAGCGGGCCGGGTGCAGCGCCGGGCTCGCGTACACGTACTTCAAGGGCAAGGACGAGCTGTTCGACGCCGTGTACGAGCAGATCGTGCGGCTCACGGTCAGCGAGGTGCCGATCGACGCCGACGACCTGCCCGGCTACGCCGTGCGGCTCTACGACGCGCACCTGGCCAATCCCGAGGTCGGCCGGCTGATCAGCTGGTACCGGCTCGAACGCGGCGCGGCCGCGCTGGCCACTCCCCTGGCCGTCGAGTCCACCCAGGCCAAGGCCGACGCCATCCGCGCCGCCCAGGCCGCCGGCACCGTGTCGTCACGGTTCGACGCCTCGGCGTTGCTGTCCCTCGTGCTCCACACCGCCGCGTTGTGGACCACCAACGAGCCGTTGGCCCTCGACCACGACCGCATCCGCGCCACCATCGCCGAGGCCGTGCGCCTGCTCGTCACACCGTGA
- a CDS encoding SRPBCC domain-containing protein, translated as MDDIEREIAINAPVERVWELVSQGGWWIGDGDRGAQTRSREGDDVDVVVDPRYGTFRIRTEKAEPHSYLSYRWLDDGNERATTLVEFWLSETDGVTTLRVVESGFVSAEHREGNIKGWGMQLAVAKAECER; from the coding sequence GTGGACGACATCGAGCGCGAAATCGCCATCAACGCACCGGTCGAACGGGTGTGGGAGCTGGTCAGCCAGGGCGGTTGGTGGATCGGCGACGGCGATCGCGGGGCGCAGACCCGCAGCCGCGAGGGCGACGACGTTGACGTGGTGGTCGACCCCCGGTACGGGACGTTCCGGATCCGCACGGAAAAGGCCGAGCCGCACAGCTACTTGTCGTACCGTTGGCTGGACGACGGCAACGAGCGGGCGACCACGCTGGTCGAGTTCTGGCTGTCGGAGACCGACGGCGTGACCACGCTGCGGGTCGTCGAGAGCGGCTTTGTGTCCGCCGAGCACCGGGAGGGCAACATCAAGGGGTGGGGCATGCAGTTGGCCGTGGCGAAGGCCGAATGTGAGCGTTGA
- a CDS encoding FAD-dependent oxidoreductase encodes MNTPRIAVIGAGVAGLACARGLQIHGVPVTVYEREASETARWQGGMLDLHAPTGQAALRAIGLYDEFRAVARPEAQEMRMLDPLTAAILNHEEADDEYYAPEIDRGQLRELLLDSLAPETVHWGRPLVDVTTVDGEARVAFGDGTTEVFDLVVGADGAWSRVRPAVSDVLPVYTGECMVETHLDDIDTRHPELAELIGLGSMMAGAGGAMICTQRNSGGHVVVYAILEDIPLEWPAIAGVDMTDTDAVRAHLLNRFDGWHDGLLDLVRRSDGGFINRPIHRLPAHSWTHVPGATLLGDAAHLLPPHGIGANLALLDGSELAAAIVAHDDLDQAVRAYEAVMMPRSVAAARADVEIAALMDQGPDVDVNDVRKLFNDRMLNPVV; translated from the coding sequence ATGAACACTCCCCGCATCGCCGTGATCGGCGCCGGCGTCGCCGGCCTGGCCTGTGCCCGTGGCCTGCAAATTCACGGCGTTCCCGTGACCGTGTACGAGCGGGAGGCGTCCGAGACCGCCCGTTGGCAGGGCGGCATGCTCGACCTGCACGCCCCCACCGGCCAGGCCGCGCTGCGCGCCATCGGCCTGTACGACGAGTTCCGCGCGGTGGCCCGGCCTGAGGCGCAAGAGATGCGCATGCTGGATCCGCTCACCGCGGCGATCCTCAACCACGAGGAAGCCGACGACGAGTACTACGCCCCCGAGATCGACCGCGGCCAGCTTCGCGAGCTGCTGCTCGACTCCCTCGCGCCCGAGACCGTCCACTGGGGACGGCCGCTGGTTGACGTGACCACTGTGGACGGTGAAGCCCGCGTGGCTTTCGGCGACGGCACAACGGAAGTCTTCGACCTCGTGGTCGGTGCCGACGGCGCCTGGTCGCGCGTGCGGCCGGCCGTGTCCGACGTCCTGCCGGTGTACACCGGCGAGTGCATGGTCGAGACCCATCTCGACGACATCGACACCCGGCACCCGGAGTTGGCCGAGTTGATCGGCCTCGGCAGCATGATGGCCGGTGCCGGCGGCGCGATGATCTGCACCCAGCGCAACAGCGGTGGACACGTCGTGGTCTACGCCATCCTGGAGGACATCCCGCTCGAGTGGCCGGCCATCGCCGGCGTCGACATGACCGACACGGACGCTGTCCGCGCACACCTGTTGAACCGGTTTGACGGGTGGCACGATGGCCTGCTCGACCTCGTCCGCCGCAGCGACGGCGGTTTCATCAACCGCCCCATCCACCGGCTGCCCGCGCACTCGTGGACTCATGTGCCCGGCGCGACCCTGCTCGGCGACGCCGCCCACCTGCTGCCGCCGCACGGCATCGGCGCCAATCTCGCCCTGCTCGACGGCTCCGAGCTGGCCGCCGCCATCGTCGCCCATGACGACCTCGACCAGGCCGTTCGGGCCTATGAGGCCGTCATGATGCCCCGCTCCGTCGCCGCCGCCCGTGCCGATGTCGAGATCGCCGCGCTGATGGACCAGGGGCCCGATGTGGACGTCAACGACGTGCGCAAGCTCTTCAACGACCGGATGCTGAATCCGGTGGTCTGA
- a CDS encoding TetR/AcrR family transcriptional regulator has product MDEPVGRRERKKAQTRKALADAALALFVAHGYDNVGVKHVADAADVSVTTLFKYFPSKEALVFDQDEDIEAALVAAVGDRGGRSIPQALREHLTERAAEKPEHVQGMADFRRLVEQTPALREYVSRMWLRHETALAQAIAAETGAPDDDIRCAALARFALEAVQLAHRYPDEGQALEPVFDLLERGWTATSAD; this is encoded by the coding sequence ATGGACGAACCCGTCGGGCGGCGCGAGCGCAAGAAGGCCCAGACCCGCAAGGCGCTGGCCGACGCCGCGCTGGCCCTGTTCGTCGCGCACGGCTACGACAACGTGGGCGTCAAGCACGTGGCCGACGCGGCCGACGTCTCGGTGACCACGCTGTTCAAGTACTTCCCCAGCAAGGAGGCCCTGGTCTTCGACCAGGACGAGGACATCGAGGCGGCGCTGGTGGCCGCCGTGGGCGACCGCGGCGGCCGGTCCATCCCGCAGGCCCTGCGCGAGCACCTGACCGAGCGGGCCGCCGAGAAGCCCGAGCACGTCCAGGGCATGGCCGACTTCCGACGTCTGGTCGAGCAGACCCCGGCCCTGCGCGAGTACGTCAGCCGGATGTGGCTGCGCCACGAAACCGCCCTGGCGCAAGCGATTGCCGCCGAGACCGGCGCCCCCGACGACGACATCCGCTGCGCCGCGCTGGCCCGGTTCGCGTTGGAAGCCGTGCAGCTGGCCCACCGCTACCCGGACGAGGGCCAGGCCCTCGAACCCGTCTTCGACCTGCTGGAACGCGGCTGGACGGCGACCAGCGCCGACTGA
- a CDS encoding esterase-like activity of phytase family protein: MNRNRIKATAGAVALCLIASGLLATGVADASPDPGYRTHRGQPVTVNARQTIVSHTAPSHGTVTRNQDGTLRYTPAAGFTGTDSFTYNETDAVRLYTTHVAPLGVIGGVPITGGGYGSSLALVPGSCDEYYGVTDRGPNVDGPNGQKVEPLPSFDPAIGKFRLVNGKAVLERTIPLRAKDGTPYSGRVNTAANTGEKIVDLNGNPLPADQYGYDSEGLVALPDGTFWVSDEYGPFITHFDRNGRALQRLSPFDGSLPAELANRVPNKGMEGLAVTPDGRTLVGIMQSALQQPDLTKKPSNVTTLRIVTYDLRTHATHEYLYLLDDPKTNSGAVSEITALSATTFLVDERDGKVEPNAYKKLFKIDLTGATDVGPKAVGYDAAKGGLLVGPSNATIDAYVGTDDTKTATADLAKVGITPVAKSLYVDLGGLVTGLDPTGGFFGHDKIEGVATPDHGRTIVVSNDSDFGIDGVTTTAPPFQLHAKITPSGVQDDGEFLAVDTQKLPAEVKTVTVTIVVR, translated from the coding sequence GTGAATCGCAACCGGATCAAAGCCACCGCCGGCGCAGTCGCGCTGTGCCTGATTGCTTCGGGCCTGCTGGCCACGGGTGTCGCGGACGCCAGCCCCGACCCCGGCTACCGCACACACCGCGGCCAGCCGGTGACCGTGAACGCCAGACAGACCATCGTGTCGCACACCGCACCGTCCCACGGCACTGTCACGCGTAACCAGGACGGCACGCTGCGCTACACCCCGGCCGCCGGCTTCACCGGCACGGATTCCTTCACCTACAACGAAACCGACGCAGTGCGGCTGTACACCACGCACGTCGCGCCGTTAGGCGTGATCGGCGGCGTGCCGATCACCGGCGGCGGCTACGGCTCGTCGCTGGCCCTGGTCCCAGGCAGCTGCGACGAGTACTACGGCGTCACCGACCGCGGTCCGAACGTGGACGGCCCGAACGGGCAGAAGGTCGAGCCGCTGCCGTCCTTCGACCCGGCGATCGGCAAGTTCCGCCTTGTCAACGGGAAAGCCGTGCTGGAACGGACGATCCCGTTGCGCGCCAAGGACGGCACGCCCTACTCGGGTCGGGTCAACACGGCCGCCAACACCGGTGAGAAGATCGTCGACCTGAACGGCAACCCCCTGCCGGCCGACCAGTACGGCTACGACTCGGAAGGCCTGGTCGCACTGCCCGACGGCACCTTCTGGGTGTCCGACGAGTACGGCCCGTTCATCACCCACTTCGACCGCAACGGCCGTGCGCTGCAACGGCTTTCGCCGTTCGACGGCTCGCTGCCGGCCGAGCTGGCCAACCGCGTGCCGAACAAGGGCATGGAGGGCCTGGCCGTCACGCCGGACGGCCGAACCCTGGTCGGCATCATGCAGTCCGCGCTCCAGCAGCCGGATCTGACCAAGAAGCCGAGCAATGTCACCACGTTGCGCATCGTCACCTACGACCTGCGCACGCACGCCACCCACGAGTACCTGTACCTGCTGGACGACCCCAAGACGAACAGCGGCGCGGTCAGCGAGATCACCGCGTTGTCCGCCACCACGTTCCTGGTCGACGAGCGGGACGGCAAGGTCGAGCCGAACGCGTACAAGAAGCTGTTCAAGATCGATCTCACCGGCGCGACCGACGTTGGCCCGAAGGCCGTCGGCTACGACGCGGCCAAGGGCGGGCTGCTGGTCGGCCCGAGCAACGCGACCATCGACGCCTATGTCGGCACCGACGACACCAAGACCGCCACGGCCGACCTGGCCAAGGTCGGCATCACGCCGGTGGCCAAGTCGCTGTACGTCGACCTCGGCGGCCTGGTCACCGGGCTCGACCCGACCGGCGGCTTCTTCGGCCACGACAAGATCGAGGGCGTTGCCACACCGGACCACGGCCGCACCATCGTGGTCAGCAACGACAGCGACTTCGGCATCGACGGCGTGACCACCACCGCCCCGCCGTTCCAGCTGCACGCGAAGATCACGCCGTCCGGCGTCCAGGACGACGGCGAGTTCCTGGCCGTCGACACCCAGAAGCTGCCGGCCGAGGTGAAGACCGTCACCGTCACGATCGTCGTTCGCTAG
- a CDS encoding nitroreductase family deazaflavin-dependent oxidoreductase, translating to MSEQQEFNRSVIEEFRANAGRVGGRLEGVDLVLVTHTGARTGRALTTPLGHVVDGDDLVIVAANRGSATHPSWYHNVVANPDVTVEVGSTTYPAKAVVATGDERARLWEKVAALKPFLLDFQKQAGPRAIPLVVLRRA from the coding sequence ATGTCGGAACAGCAGGAGTTCAACCGGTCGGTGATCGAGGAGTTCCGGGCCAACGCGGGCCGGGTCGGCGGCCGGCTCGAGGGCGTCGACCTCGTGCTCGTCACCCACACCGGCGCGCGGACCGGCCGCGCGCTGACCACGCCGCTCGGTCACGTCGTCGACGGCGACGACCTGGTGATCGTCGCCGCCAACCGGGGCAGCGCCACCCATCCGTCCTGGTACCACAACGTGGTCGCCAACCCCGATGTCACCGTCGAGGTCGGATCCACCACATATCCGGCAAAAGCCGTCGTCGCCACCGGGGACGAGCGGGCCCGGCTGTGGGAGAAGGTCGCCGCGCTGAAGCCGTTCCTGCTCGACTTCCAGAAGCAGGCCGGTCCCCGCGCCATCCCTCTCGTCGTGCTCCGCCGCGCGTGA
- a CDS encoding VOC family protein: MIGRLHHVELWVPDLARAIRSWGWLLGELGYQQFQDWPAGRSWRLGETYLVVEQSPALTAPDHDRRRPGLNHLAFHAGSRVDELAAAAPKHGWTLLFPDRHPYAGGPDHYAAYLADEDGFEVELVSPGRPADPSR; this comes from the coding sequence GTGATCGGCCGTCTGCACCACGTCGAGCTCTGGGTCCCCGACCTCGCCCGTGCCATCCGCAGTTGGGGCTGGCTGCTGGGCGAGCTCGGCTACCAGCAGTTCCAGGACTGGCCCGCCGGCCGCAGCTGGCGACTCGGCGAGACCTACCTCGTCGTCGAGCAGTCCCCCGCCCTGACCGCTCCCGACCACGATCGCCGGCGGCCTGGCTTGAACCACTTGGCCTTCCATGCCGGCAGCCGCGTCGACGAACTCGCCGCCGCCGCGCCGAAGCACGGTTGGACCCTGTTGTTCCCCGATCGCCACCCGTACGCCGGCGGCCCCGACCACTACGCCGCCTACCTGGCCGACGAGGACGGTTTCGAGGTGGAGCTGGTCAGTCCAGGCCGGCCAGCAGATCCGTCTCGGTGA
- a CDS encoding PIG-L family deacetylase yields MATFVTFQAHPDDESITVGGVMRKAADEGHRVVLVVATGGELGEIPEGLLAEGETLVQRRAAETRAAADILGVKRLEFLGYHDSGMMGWEQNSAPGAFWNASIEEAAQKLAAILVEEQADVITFDDDNGGYGHPDHIQVHRVGRRAAEIAGTPRVYQHTSNRDEAYERWRRYAEETGAEIPDFEGAEFGKPAAELTARVDVSAYTDAKREAMRAHVSQIPEESWFLSMPEKHFAAAFGTEWFIREGHGPGITETDLLAGLD; encoded by the coding sequence ATGGCCACCTTCGTGACCTTCCAGGCCCACCCCGACGACGAGTCGATCACCGTGGGCGGCGTGATGCGCAAGGCCGCCGACGAGGGGCACCGGGTGGTGCTCGTCGTCGCGACCGGCGGTGAGCTCGGCGAGATCCCCGAGGGCCTGCTGGCCGAGGGTGAGACTCTGGTGCAGCGCCGCGCCGCCGAAACCCGTGCCGCCGCCGACATTCTCGGCGTGAAGCGGCTGGAGTTCCTCGGCTACCACGACTCCGGGATGATGGGCTGGGAGCAGAACTCCGCCCCCGGCGCCTTCTGGAACGCTTCCATCGAGGAGGCCGCCCAGAAGCTGGCGGCGATCCTCGTCGAGGAGCAGGCCGACGTCATCACCTTCGACGACGACAACGGCGGCTACGGGCATCCCGACCACATCCAGGTGCACCGCGTCGGCCGGCGCGCCGCCGAAATCGCCGGTACGCCTCGGGTCTACCAGCACACCTCCAACCGCGACGAGGCGTACGAGCGGTGGCGCCGCTACGCCGAGGAGACCGGCGCCGAGATCCCCGACTTCGAGGGCGCCGAGTTCGGCAAGCCCGCCGCCGAGCTCACCGCCCGCGTCGACGTCAGCGCCTACACCGACGCCAAACGGGAGGCCATGCGCGCGCACGTGAGCCAGATCCCCGAGGAGTCCTGGTTCCTGTCCATGCCGGAGAAACACTTCGCCGCGGCCTTCGGCACCGAGTGGTTCATCCGCGAGGGCCACGGCCCGGGCATCACCGAGACGGATCTGCTGGCCGGCCTGGACTGA
- a CDS encoding proteasome assembly chaperone family protein — MARDPEDLVEVDSDTPDLDGSVLLVSFDGFVDAGSAGKLVVEHLLERFEHRVIATFDVDRLIDYRSRRPIMTYSTDRWESYDAPKLEVQLLHDTAGTPFLILSGPEPDHEWELFIAAVKALMDRWGVRLVASFHGIPMGAPHTRALGVTGHGTRPELIGDHHQMPNTLQVPASIAALLEFRLGEASRDAVGFAAHVPHYLAQTAYPTAAVTLLDAVVKATGLALPDDSLRESARRAAIEIDRQVSESAEVSDVVRALERQYDTFAEAAGKPSLLSDVLEQMPTADELGDQFEQFLAEQQSPND; from the coding sequence GTGGCACGGGATCCGGAGGACCTGGTCGAGGTCGACTCGGACACGCCCGACCTGGACGGATCGGTGCTCCTGGTGAGCTTCGACGGCTTCGTGGACGCGGGCAGCGCCGGCAAGCTGGTCGTCGAGCACCTGTTGGAGCGGTTCGAGCACCGGGTGATCGCGACCTTCGACGTCGACCGCCTGATCGACTACCGGTCGCGGCGGCCGATCATGACGTACAGCACCGACCGCTGGGAGAGCTACGACGCTCCCAAGCTGGAGGTGCAGCTGCTGCACGACACCGCCGGCACGCCGTTCCTGATCCTGTCCGGCCCCGAGCCGGACCACGAGTGGGAGCTGTTCATCGCGGCCGTCAAGGCGCTGATGGACCGCTGGGGCGTGCGGCTGGTCGCCAGCTTCCACGGCATCCCGATGGGCGCCCCGCACACGCGAGCCCTCGGCGTGACCGGGCACGGCACGCGGCCCGAGCTGATCGGCGACCACCACCAGATGCCCAACACGCTCCAGGTGCCGGCCAGCATCGCCGCCCTGCTGGAGTTCCGTCTCGGCGAGGCCAGCCGCGACGCCGTCGGCTTCGCCGCGCACGTGCCGCACTACCTGGCACAGACCGCCTACCCGACCGCCGCCGTCACGCTGCTGGACGCCGTCGTCAAGGCGACCGGGCTGGCCCTGCCGGACGACTCGCTGCGTGAGTCGGCCCGCCGTGCCGCCATCGAGATCGACCGCCAGGTCAGCGAGTCGGCCGAGGTGTCGGACGTCGTTCGTGCGCTGGAGCGGCAGTACGACACCTTCGCCGAGGCCGCCGGCAAGCCGAGCCTGCTCAGCGACGTGCTCGAGCAGATGCCGACCGCCGACGAGCTGGGCGACCAGTTCGAGCAGTTCCTGGCCGAGCAGCAGAGCCCCAACGACTGA